In the genome of Pempheris klunzingeri isolate RE-2024b chromosome 11, fPemKlu1.hap1, whole genome shotgun sequence, one region contains:
- the LOC139210367 gene encoding protein phosphatase 1 regulatory subunit 3A-like has translation MSFLSIPNQEGLFTTVKTGKSAEEAESRTPMDDQENNDEDDEDDDTEDVHLIPRCSPVPRKRGASIYDETAEYLRIQSALSAGKRVLFADTTGGDLVDVKEFVAFDSDEEEESARWEEEEAKYRKPTREPTYHVRPEFHAPTGDALLQAVSTHKVEVEQMSAVEDEPLTFVGLIRVLNISFHKAVYVRSTMDNWATYFDHPAEYVQGSHDGTTDQFSFKLSFAPPYTTHGSRIEFVVRYETSDGDYWANNSSMNYVVTLFLSYEEESAQTNIHMQQVRGILKPPKVYSMSDDFDSEEEQENEEGEAGTSTSGLVRPKAVLPIIVQPEIDIELIEASATT, from the exons atgtcctttttaagCATACCAAATCAAGAGGGCCTCTTTACCACGGTTAAAACAGGCAAATCAGCCGAAGAGGCAGAAAGTAGGACCCCCATGGACGACCAGGAGAataatgatgaagatgatgaggacGATGACACCGAGGACGTCCACCTCATCCCGAGATGCTCCCCGGTGCCCAGAAAGCGAGGCGCGTCCATCTACGACGAGACCGCCGAGTACTTGCGGATCCAGTCGGCGCTGTCTGCCGGGAAGAGGGTTTTATTCGCCGATACAACAGGTGGGGATCTGGTGGATGTGAAGGAATTTGTTGCGTTTGATTCGGACGAGGAAGAAGAGAGTGCcaggtgggaggaagaggaggcaaagTATCGAAAGCCAACGCGCGAGCCGACCTATCATGTGCGCCCAGAGTTTCATGCGCCCACTGGCGATGCCCTGCTGCAGGCTGTGAGCACTCACAAAGTGGAGGTTGAGCAGATGTCAGCTGTAGAGGATGAGCCACTCACCTTCGTTGGGCTAATACGAGTCCTGAACATCTCCTTCCACAAAGCAGTTTACGTCAGGTCCACCATGGACAACTGGGCCACTTACTTTGACCACCCGGCAGAGTATGTCCAGGGATCTCACGACGGGACCACTGATCAGTTCTCCTTCAAGCTCTCCTTTGCACCGCCTTACACCACTCACGGCTCTCGCATAGAGTTTGTTGTTCGCTATGAAACCTCTGATGGTGATTACTGGGCTAATAACTCCTCTATGAATTATGTGGTTACTCTGTTCCTGTCCTATGAAGAAGAATCAGCTCAGACAAACATCCACATGCAGCAAGTAAGAGGTATCCTGAAACCTCCAAAAGTGTACAG TATGAGTGATGATTTTGactcagaggaggagcaggaaaacGAAGAAG GAGAAGCAGGGACCTCCACGTCAGGACTTGTCAGGCCCAAAGCTGTCCTCCCGATCATCGTGCAGCCGGAGATTGACATAGAG CTCATTGAAGCTTCAGCAACAACTTAG